From a single Miscanthus floridulus cultivar M001 chromosome 8, ASM1932011v1, whole genome shotgun sequence genomic region:
- the LOC136474821 gene encoding transcription factor TCP14-like yields the protein MDVAGDGGGGRRPNFPLQLLEKKEEQPCSSSAAVGTSAGGNGNGSGAGGEVQLRKAAPKRSSTKDRHTKVEGRGRRIRMPALCAARVFQLTRELGHKTDGETIEWLLQQAEPAVIAATGTGTIPANFTSLNISLRSSGSSFSAPAHLRAALPSPAAAARFGRADAWDRVVGLGFPSEGPASSSSLPSPLLLNFHSGSVGLDVQPSPSAAAAAAADMSRKRRWEQEMQQQQQQQQQAQQYQQQMAGYTQSQMPGTVWMVPSNNTQGGGAPSSGGSGGSGGGSGESIWTFPQMGSAAAAAAVYRGSVPSGLHFMNFPAPVALLPGQQLGLGPVGGSGGGGGGEGHMGILAALNAYRTQAATDPAASQGGGGGGGGGSGQQQHGGGRGDRHESMSTSDS from the coding sequence ATGGACGTCGCCGGTGACGGCGGAGGCGGCCGCCGCCCCAACTTCCCTCTGCAGCTCCTTGAGAAGAAAGAGGAGCAGCCGTGCTCCAGCTCGGCTGCGGTGGGCACGTCGGCGGGAGGCAACGGGAATGGATCGGGGGCCGGAGGTGAGGTGCAGTTGCGGAAGGCGGCGCCCAAGCGGAGCTCCACCAAGGACCGGCACACCAAGGTGGAAGGCAGGGGCCGTCGCATCCGGATGCCAGCGCTGTGTGCGGCCCGGGTGTTCCAGCTGACGCGAGAGCTCGGGCACAAGACGGACGGCGAGACCATCGAGTGGCTGCTACAGCAGGCCGAGCCTGCGGTGATCGCGGCCACCGGGACCGGCACCATCCCGGCCAACTTCACCTCCCTCAACATCTCCCTccgctcctcgggctcctcgttCTCTGCGCCGGCCCACCTCCGCGCCGCCTTGCctagccccgccgccgccgcccggttCGGCCGTGCTGACGCGTGGGACCGGGTTGTCGGCCTTGGCTTCCCTTCGGAgggcccggcctcgtcgtcgtcgttgccgtCCCCCTTGTTGCTTAACTTCCACTCCGGCAGCGTCGGTCTTGACGTGCAGCCGTCGCCgtctgccgccgccgcagcagccgccGATATGTCGAGGAAGAGGCGGTGGGAACAAGAAATGCAgcaacagcagcaacagcagcagcaagcaCAGCAATATCAGCAGCAGATGGCGGGGTACACGCAGAGCCAAATGCCGGGCACCGTGTGGATGGTGCCGAGCAACAACACGCAGGGCGGTGGTGCACCTTCCAGCGGTGGCagtggcggcagcggcggaggcAGTGGCGAGTCCATCTGGACGTTCCCGCAGAtgggcagcgccgccgccgcggctgccGTGTACCGGGGCAGCGTGCCGAGCGGGCTACATTTCATGAACTTCCCTGCACCTGTGGCGCTGCTTCCAGGGCAGCAACTGGGGCTCGGCCCCGtgggaggcagcggcggcggaggcggaggcgagggGCACATGGGGATCCTCGCCGCCCTCAATGCGTACCGGACACAGGCGGCAACGGATCCCGCGGCCAGCCagggcggaggaggaggtggaggaggcgggTCTGGCCAGCAGCAGCACGGTGGCGGCCGCGGCGACCGGCATGAGAGCATGAGCACCAGCGACTCGTAG